The window CCTGGCCGACCCCACCGGCTACGGCCGCATCCTCCGTGACGGCGACGGGCGGGGCGAGAAGCTGCTCGGCATCGTCGAGCACAAGGACGCCAGCGCGGAACAGCGCGCCGTCCGCGAGGTCTACACCGGCATGATGGCCGCGCCCACCGCGCTGCTGAAGCGCTGGCTCGCGTGCCTGTCCAACGACAACGCCCAGCGCGAGTACTACCTGACCGACGTGGTCGCGATGGCCGTTGCCGACGGCGTGGCGGTGGTCGCTGCGCAGCCCGCCAGCGAGACCGAGGTGCTGGGCGTCAACAGCCCGCTGCAGTTGGCGGATCTGGAGCGCCGTCTGCAGCGCAAGCAGGCCGAGGCACTGCTCGAGGCCGGCGTGCGGCTGGCCGACCCGGCGCGCTTCGACCTGCGCGGCACCTTGGGCTGCGGCAGCGATGTCGAGATCGACGTCAACTGCGTCTTCGAAGGTCGGGTCGAACTCGGCGACGGCGTGCGCATCGGGGCCCACTGCGTGATCCGCGACGCGCGCATCGCCGCGGGTGCGGTGATCCATCCGTTCACGCACATCGACGGTGCCGAGGTCGGTGCGGGCGCGCTGGTCGGGCCGTTCGCACGCCTGCGGCCGGGCGCCGAGCTGGGCGCCGAGGTGCACATCGGCAACTTCGTCGAAGTCAAGAATTCCACGCTCGCGCGCGGCGCCAAGGCCAACCACCTGGCCTACCTGGGGGATGCGACGGTCGGCGAACGCGTGAACTACGGCGCCGGCAGCATCACCGCCAACTACGACGGCGCGAACAAGCACCGCACCGTGATCGGCGACGACGTGCATGTGGGCAGCAACTGCGTGCTCGTTGCACCGGTCACGCTGGGCGCGGGCGCCACGATCGGCGGCGGCAGCACGATCAGCAAGGACGTGCCGGCTGGGCAACTGGGTGTGGCCCGGGCGCGGCAGACCGTGATCGCAGGCTGGCAACGGCCGCAGAAAAAACGCTAGCAGTTGTTACGCCGGTAACGGCGGGCCGAGCGGGCGCGTGGCCTTGCGTGGGCACGGTGGGCGCGCCAGCGGCACAGTTGCAACAGCGGGGCGCAGCCGATCGTGCCGGTTGCAGACGCGCCAACTCTGCACGACATGCCGTGACATCGCGCCAGTAGCATCGGAAACCGATGCGACGCCCCAAGATTCCCCACTACTACGGCCGCCTGAAGGTGGCGCCCGACGCGCCGCCCGAAGTGATCCGTGCCGCCTACAAGGCGCTGGTGCAGAAGTACCACCCCGATCGCCATCACGGCAGCGTCCGCCATGAGCTGGTGCTGACGGCCTTGAACAAGGCGCAGGACGTGCTGCTCGACCCCGACCGGCGTGCCGCCCACGACCAGTGGATCCGGCGCGAGGAGATTCGCCTGGGTTATCGCGATCCTGAAGATCAACCGGGACCCGGGTTGCGGGTGCGATTGC is drawn from Methylibium petroleiphilum PM1 and contains these coding sequences:
- the glmU gene encoding bifunctional UDP-N-acetylglucosamine diphosphorylase/glucosamine-1-phosphate N-acetyltransferase GlmU, with protein sequence MLDIVIMAAGKGTRMKSSRPKVLHTLAGRALLQHVLATAAGLGAQRLITITGHGAEQVEAAMRSAFPAAPLAFVRQEPQLGTGHAVQQAVPLLDDAGTTLILNGDTPLIEASTARALVDACDGTRLALLTIDLADPTGYGRILRDGDGRGEKLLGIVEHKDASAEQRAVREVYTGMMAAPTALLKRWLACLSNDNAQREYYLTDVVAMAVADGVAVVAAQPASETEVLGVNSPLQLADLERRLQRKQAEALLEAGVRLADPARFDLRGTLGCGSDVEIDVNCVFEGRVELGDGVRIGAHCVIRDARIAAGAVIHPFTHIDGAEVGAGALVGPFARLRPGAELGAEVHIGNFVEVKNSTLARGAKANHLAYLGDATVGERVNYGAGSITANYDGANKHRTVIGDDVHVGSNCVLVAPVTLGAGATIGGGSTISKDVPAGQLGVARARQTVIAGWQRPQKKR
- a CDS encoding J domain-containing protein yields the protein MRRPKIPHYYGRLKVAPDAPPEVIRAAYKALVQKYHPDRHHGSVRHELVLTALNKAQDVLLDPDRRAAHDQWIRREEIRLGYRDPEDQPGPGLRVRLQLLASGVREGGLSFGEAWLTYLTGAQRLAVGAVGVVALGLGLGGLVVMLMPHDDVLSGLTSPAGLHKSLSAAEGAASAPN